ATGAGAGTTGCAGATTTCACCATGTGATTAGTGTAAATAAAATTCTTTTGCCTGCTGCTTTCTACGTTCGTGATTTCTTGTTTCCTTTCCCACGGTTTCCCGGAAAACTTCATTGAATGAGTTTACAAGAATCTTCATTTCTTTCTCCAATTTTTGGAAGCTTGAAATGTTGTCTGGCTTGAAATGTAAGTAAGGAACCTAAATAtagaaattattttcttctatACTGTATTGAATAAAGCTGCTGTAAGTAAGCTTTAATTTTTTCGGAAATCATTTTGtgtgttgatttttgtttctctgataactttttcttcttcttatctatGGCTGCAGTTGGTAAACTTATTGTTTGTGAAACAGTTTAGGAAATCCTTATGAATCTGAGAGATCCAAGAGCACATTCGTGGGATTTCAGTTTCGATTCAAGCTTGAAAAAAATCTGAGGTTGAAATATAAGGGGAAGAAAGAAATGGGATGCTCCACATCAAAGCTAGATGATGAAGAGGCAGTTCAGCTTTGTAAAGATCGTAATCGATTCATTAAGCAAGCTGTAGAGCAAAGAGCTCGATTTGCCACCGGTCACTTGGCCTATATTCAGTCCTTGAAAAGAGTTTCCGCGGCTCTTCGTGGGTATATTGAAGAAGATAAGCCTCGTGAGTTCTTGTTAGATTCGTTTATGAAGCCACCATTAACACCGGTAAAGAAAGCTAGTCCTGGTTTCATATCAGTTTCACCGAAATCCTTCACATTGGAACCAATCCTATCTCGGCCTAATTCAACATTGAGGGTGAATTACCTTAGATCAGGTGGGAATCCGGCTGTTTCAGTTGAAGAAAGACCTCAGTCGCCGGAGATTGTCCGAGTTGCATCCTACTCTCCAATGCATCAGTACGGGGTTGATAGTTTTTTCTCAACGCAATCCCCACCAACGAGTTCTTCATTTTTCTCTTACTCCCCCAACAATCAGCCAAACATCCCTCCTCCTTCACCTCAAAATTCCCAGTGGGACTTCTTTTGGAATCCATTTTCATCGTTAGATTACTATGGATATCCAACCCGAAGTAGTCTTGATCAGGCAAATGTAGATGATGAGATCAGAGGACTAAGACAGGTTcgagaagaagaagggattccTGATTTGGAAGAAGATGAGACTGAACAAGAAGTTTCCGGTAACAGGATTAATGTGACagaagaaagagcgaagattaACTCCAATTACACTAGAGAAGACAGAGGAAAGTTTAATTCCAATTCCAATTACAATAGAGAAGAAGTAATTGTAGAAGATGTcgatgaggaagaggaagaggaggaggaggaggacacGGATTGTGAATGCCATTGTGATCAAGAGATGAATGAACTACACTCGCATGGTAGATCGACTGTAGAGATCTCACATGTTCAGAATTCAGGACAGGCAAGCAAGCAAGAAACAACAGTCGAAAAGCAAGAACCTAAGGAAGAAACACCTGGCTTTACTGTTTACGTAAACAGAAGGCCAACCAGCATGTCAGAGGTTATTAAAGATCTTGAAGCTCAGTTCACAATAATTTGCAATTCAGCCAATGAGGTCTCTTCATTGTTGGAGGCTACCAGAGCTCAGTACTCATCAACCTCAAATGAGCTCACAGGTTTCACAAATTCTAGACTACTGGTTTTGTTTATTGTGCTTATGCTCAGATAAACTTCCTGTTTTTGTCTCAAGTTTTTTTGTCTTTCAATAACCTAGATTACTTTGCAGGGCTATATAAAAATTCTAAACGATAATGTAATTAGTTGCATGATCCATCGGCTAAATTGTGTTGAAGCATACTGCTGCAAACCcaaattttgtttttccacCATCCAACTTTGAGTTCGAAAATACCAATGCCAAACCAGCAAGCATATAAATATTGCCTGTTATAATAATGTTGCAAGTTTTGATCTTGTTGGTGACATAGAGGGATTGGAGTTCAAATTTTAGACACTAATTTCTGTCTCATAAGAATCAAACTGCACTTGGACAAATGTAATTCCTCAATAGATTTTGTCCCTTGTTATCTATGCATTTTTATTTTAGGTTGTCACTTGAACATAATTTACTCTTGCAGCCATTAAAATGCTGAATCCAGTAACTCTGCTCCGATCAGCCTCATCTCGCTCATCCTCATCAAGGTTTCTGATGAATTCTTCAAGTTCTAGAGATGAAGGCTATGAAAGCAGTAGTGATTTCTCAGAGGAATCCTGCATGTTTTCAGGTAGTCATCAGTCCACATTGGACAGACTATATGCGTGGGAGAAGAAACTCTACAAGGAAGTCAGGGTAAGATTCTGAACTCCTATCAATGAACTGGCAATGTACTAATGGGTTTTCCTTGAGTATTGGTTTAAAGACCATGATAACAATTGTAGCAACTGATCACAATTCTGTCACCTTCTAAAACAGTCTGGAGAAAAGGTTCGGATTGCATATGAGAAGAAATGCAACCAACTCAAGAACCAGGATATCAAAGGAGTTGATCCCTTTGCAGTTGATAAAACGAGGGCAACAATCAGAGACTTGCATACACAGATAAAGGTTTCAATACACTCAGTTGAAGCTATTTCAAAGAGGATTGAAACTTTGAGGGATGAAGAATTGCAGCCCCAACTTCTAGAACTGGTTCAAGGGTATGTTGTTCAACTTCCTCGCTAGTTGCACATATGATCTAGAAAAATCATTTAATCATCCAAGGAGACCATCGTGCGTTAATTGTCACGGTGGACCAATGGTGAGCACGCAATGATAACACTCATCGTTATTTCGTAGCCATTCTTGTTGGATTGATGTGAGCCATCAAATTCATTCATTTCATAGCCagtagaaatttttttaagcaaGACTTCTTGTTAGTGTTTCGATCTTATAAAGTCGCATTTCAAGGGCAAGTCAATTTGTGTTGTGATGTGCAGAATCTTTGAAATAAACTAATTACTCAACTTTCTTCCTGAAGTAATCATTAGTTTAACTCTCTTAAAACACTAACGCACAAGTGTTCACACATGTATGTCATCTAGTTTAACTGCATATTATACAGTCAAAGCCTAGTCCTCTTAACCATATTTCCTGTCAATGAAATACTCTGCTTATTTCTAAAACCTGAAGGACAAGAGTCGCCTACATTTCGTTACCTGATCATCTTTTCGAAGCCAAATAATTCTGAAATTAATGAACTTTGACCATTCTAATACTTGTTACCGAGCTTGTAAGAGGAAAGTCGAGTCAAACCATGACCTCATCTTTCACCTTGCTATCTTTATAGGTAGGAAAAATTCTCCAGAGGCTCAATACCATTGACAAATGACAATACTATTTTCTAAGGAAATTAAGTTCTGGTTATAACTTCTTCTGGTTGCATATATtcgtatatatgtatgcatataaTGTGGCTTGCCAAATGTACTAGTTCACCTATGTTGGTATCAAAACCATGATCTTTCCCTACGGGTCACTCATGGAGTATCTAGATGTCACTTGGCTCTTGGGCTATTGGTTGAACAACCTTGTATCAGTTATTTATGCATCCGCATCTTCCTTTAAGGAACTTCTGTTGATGGACGATGAAGCTGGAAGTTGATGATTGAACAATGTGAAACCAATTCTTATGTATGTTACAGGTTAACAAGGATGTGGAAAGTGATGGCAGAATGCCACCAGTCACAAAAGCGAACCTTGGATGAAGCTAAACTTTTACTCGCTGGAACACCTTCGAAGCTGGATGCCCGGAGGCACTCTTACATGTCAGACACTGACCCTGAAAGGCTGGCAAGATCAGCTGCAAATCTTGAGGCAGAACTCAGGAATTGGAGAGGCTGTTTCGAGTCATGGATCACTGCTCAGCGATCCTATGTACACGCTCTAACTGGCTGGCTACTCAGATGTGTAAGGTCTGATCCTGACACATCAAAGTTACCGCTCTCCCCTCGTCGGTCCACTTGTGCCCTCCCAATATTCGGACTTTGTATTCAGTGGTCACGGCTGTTAGATGCCATCCGGGAAAAGCCAGTACTCGATGGACTAGACTTTTTTGCAGCTGGTATGGGTTCTCTGTATGCACAGCAGCTCAGAGATGATTCTCGCCAGACCCCTTTTGGTTCAAAGAGATTTGGAATGCCGTCATCAGAGGAATCAGGTCACGATATGAAAATGGTTGAGGTTGGCCAAGTAGAAGAGGTTATGACTGCAGAGAAAATGGCTGCAGTTGCCATAAGGGTACTTTGTGCCGGAATGTCTGTTGCGATGGGCTCACTAACAGAATTTTCGGTAGGTTCCGCTGAGGGATATACTGAACTTGTTAAACAATGGGAGGGTACTAATTGGCCAAATAGTTCTAGGGAATCTGAAAGTAGGTAGGTAgctaaattcttttattttgtagTTTAGTTATGGATGTCAATGTAAATTATAGGCTTAATTTAACATGACAAGGTAATAGAGAATTCTATCCTGCTACTAGTTTGCATCATCTGGTTCCTGCTGTCCCTTGATAACACGATGCAAGCTTTGATTCATTTCTGTTGTGTTTTTGCCTGTTGCAGCTCCAATTGCAGTTCAAATTAGCTTAGCAAAATTGTTCAATTGATCTGATGGGTGCTTGTGCgaaccttttgtttttggtgACCGAGGAACCACTCAGCCCATCATATCATTCGGACAGTTGAGTGAACGTAACCTACACCACACTGACGACAGTAGCTGAAAATGCTCATGTTCCTAAACCCGACTAAAACTGCATTGACTTCTTGTTccatatgtaaatatatattcatGATCTGCTACTTTCAATGTAATAAGCAAATATGTAAAACAAAGAAGATACAATAGGAAGAAAGTACTACTTCAGATGCATTCCTTCAAAGCGACCTGGGTATTGCTCTGCTCAAACTAATGTACCTGTCACactgtttgatttatatgaatggctatttttcaaaaaaaaaaattgcaatattATTTAAGGGGGGAAAAGAAGAATAACGGAACGGATAAACAAAACATTTAAATCCTGCTGTCAAGAAGACTGTGTTATCATTGATGAATATCAATGATAACCTTCATCATCGTCgtcaagaaggaaaaaaattcatatgAGAATAATCGGCGGTGTACGAATGTTTTGTCAGTCCGTGCCATAATAAccttcatcatcgtcatcaagCTCCACCTCGGAAGAATCATGTCCCCCAATGATTGATAGGAAAAGAACGACAGCAACTACTTGTGTGGCCAAAAAATACTTGGCCCTTCTTTTGAAAGTCTTTTCCTCCTCCGTCTTCTCCCTCTTAGGTTTGTTCTTGGGCTTTGAACCTACAGAATACACCATTATGTCAATATGGCTCAAATCTGAATAGTAAGAAAGGAGTCACCAGATGAACTGAACAAAATAGCTGGCTCATATATATGAACGTAACGATAGCCAGGCACAACAAAAATCACAATCTTAGCAGAAGAAAACGAATTCTCAAACTCTAAATGGGCGCTGTTTAGGGctattaccttaaaaaagttCACATTTCGCATCAAATATACTAGCTGGTGTATAGGTGGTCCTGAAACTAATAGAGAAACTGGtttgtttttgaattatttgattttctaggtaatattttattgaaaaaggTACTAATTTATTGAAGGACTTCAGTTATTTAACACGGATACTCAAAGGTATGGGAGAGAACAAGGCAGAAACAAGAGAAGGCAAAAGCTTATTAGCTTGTGAAATGTGAATTTCTATTTAGGACATTAGGTTTGGCCAACAagttacaaaacaaaaaagaacaataaatcatTCTCGATTTCTTCCAACCATATCAGTCATTTCTGAAAAATCAAAGAGTTATTGGGAATCCAGTAATACGCTACCAAGAAAATCCTTTTCCAGCCATAACTTATAATTTATGAACAATTCTTACATACAGAGGGTTTAGAGACAATAAAAAGGCTCACTATTATATAATAAATAGCctgttttcattttataatcaactaataaaagtaattaaaaaCAAGTTTGAGATAAAGATTGCCTACTCCATTTTGAAGGACCTCTTCTTGGTGTTGATGATGAAGGGTCTCCCGATAACTGTGGGAGAGAGGACGGCAATGAACCGCCTTCTACAAACTCCCTTTTAAGCTTTTCAGCATACCGTACAATATTATCATGTTCAAGGAGTTTGCTCCGCAGAACCGATGTCTCCTGAAAATTAAATGGAGCAGGCTTAGATTGCTTATATCAGTAAGACTGGAAAAGTTATTTTAGTTTATGGTACTTTACTGTTGAAAGCATGAAACAATGCCAAGATTTTATTTAATCTCGTGTTTTAATAACGAGGAAAAAGCATGCACCAATTTTACCTACACAATGTGAAATGGACAAATTTACCACATAGTGTAGTGTCTCTGGTGGTTTATAGAACGAACAAAGTTTAAGATTTGAATAACTTAAAATCTAGTATTTCTAGAATAGCCTTTTCCAATCCCTCTCCAGCATAATGCTCGTCTCACTAAATCAACATCAGAAATAAATATATCCTCCGAATGCAAAAGCAAGGTGTAGTCTGATGATCAGTATATGATAATCTCTCTTTGAATTGTATCCATGCAATATATGATAATACCTACCAGAGCACAgcaaaaccaatgaaaaaaaattaaacatcaGTATTTTCCACCCACATTACACAGTATAGACCTTGACATGAATATAGTAATCACCACGGGCAGTCATATCAGTAGTCACTAGATATTCAATCAATGTACACGGACTTGTGTAAACTATGAAATCTCTAAAAGGAAATGCACAAATGGGGATGAAAGTAACAATTAAGTTAGCCACGCTTTTATGAAGAAGTTCGCTTCACATTAAAAGTTTCTGATACTCAAG
This genomic window from Tripterygium wilfordii isolate XIE 37 chromosome 9, ASM1340144v1, whole genome shotgun sequence contains:
- the LOC120006421 gene encoding nitrate regulatory gene2 protein-like, whose protein sequence is MGCSTSKLDDEEAVQLCKDRNRFIKQAVEQRARFATGHLAYIQSLKRVSAALRGYIEEDKPREFLLDSFMKPPLTPVKKASPGFISVSPKSFTLEPILSRPNSTLRVNYLRSGGNPAVSVEERPQSPEIVRVASYSPMHQYGVDSFFSTQSPPTSSSFFSYSPNNQPNIPPPSPQNSQWDFFWNPFSSLDYYGYPTRSSLDQANVDDEIRGLRQVREEEGIPDLEEDETEQEVSGNRINVTEERAKINSNYTREDRGKFNSNSNYNREEVIVEDVDEEEEEEEEEDTDCECHCDQEMNELHSHGRSTVEISHVQNSGQASKQETTVEKQEPKEETPGFTVYVNRRPTSMSEVIKDLEAQFTIICNSANEVSSLLEATRAQYSSTSNELTAIKMLNPVTLLRSASSRSSSSRFLMNSSSSRDEGYESSSDFSEESCMFSGSHQSTLDRLYAWEKKLYKEVRSGEKVRIAYEKKCNQLKNQDIKGVDPFAVDKTRATIRDLHTQIKVSIHSVEAISKRIETLRDEELQPQLLELVQGLTRMWKVMAECHQSQKRTLDEAKLLLAGTPSKLDARRHSYMSDTDPERLARSAANLEAELRNWRGCFESWITAQRSYVHALTGWLLRCVRSDPDTSKLPLSPRRSTCALPIFGLCIQWSRLLDAIREKPVLDGLDFFAAGMGSLYAQQLRDDSRQTPFGSKRFGMPSSEESGHDMKMVEVGQVEEVMTAEKMAAVAIRVLCAGMSVAMGSLTEFSVGSAEGYTELVKQWEGTNWPNSSRESESR